DNA from Streptomyces sp. NBC_01476:
GTCGGTGTTCTCCAAGCGCCGCAAGGCGCACTTCGCGTCGCTGGACGCCCAGCGCGAGGAGGCCAGGCGGACCAAGGAGAAGCTGGTCACCGAGGCGCAGGCGCTGTCGGACTCGACGGACTGGGGGCCGACGGCGGCCCGCTACCGCGAGCTGATGGCGGAGTGGAAGGCCGCGGGCCGCGCCCAGCGCGAGGCCGAGGACGACCTGTGGAACCGCTTCCGCGGCGCCCAGGACGTCTTCTTCGCCGCCCGCTCCGAGGTCTTCGCCGAGCGCGACAGCAGCGAGCGCGACAACCTCGCGCTCAAGGAGGAGCTGGTCACCGAGGCGGAGAAACTGCTGCCGGTGACGGACCTGAAGGCGGCCAGGGCCGCGTTCCGCTCGCTCAACGAGCGGTGGGAGGCCATCGGCCATGTGCCGCGGGACGCCCGGCCGCGCATCGAGGCCCGGATGCACACCGTCGAGCGTGCGCTGGCCGAGACCGAGGAAGCCGAGTGGCGGCGCACCAACCCGGAGGTACGGGCGCGGGCGGCCGGCCTGACCGGACAGCTCCAGGCGGCGGTCGACAAGCTCCGGGCGCAGATCGAGGCGGCGCGGGCCGCGGGGAACACCGCGAAGGCCGACAAGCTCCAGGCGGAGCTGGACGGC
Protein-coding regions in this window:
- a CDS encoding DUF349 domain-containing protein, yielding MSSDPWGRVDETGTVYVRTAEGEKEVGSWQAGSPQEALAYFERKYEGLVVEIGLLERRVRTTDIAPKDALAAIEHLRAAVAEAHAVGDLEALATRLDALVALVDSRREERRVAKAKQNEEAKAAKEQLVTEAEQLAESEQWRTAGERLRALVDTWKALPRLDRRADDELWHRFSHARSVFSKRRKAHFASLDAQREEARRTKEKLVTEAQALSDSTDWGPTAARYRELMAEWKAAGRAQREAEDDLWNRFRGAQDVFFAARSEVFAERDSSERDNLALKEELVTEAEKLLPVTDLKAARAAFRSLNERWEAIGHVPRDARPRIEARMHTVERALAETEEAEWRRTNPEVRARAAGLTGQLQAAVDKLRAQIEAARAAGNTAKADKLQAELDGRQALLDSALKGMQEFGG